The nucleotide sequence gttttcaattatttacaattataataattaaattttatttactaaaagtaccagcaaaataaaaattaatttttctgaatttttattactagagaatgttgattatattttacaataaaatgtaaaaaaaaattgtataattcttataaacaatgaaattataCTATTTTcgtatgaaatgatattttctaaaatataaaagtcgataAATAGGGTCTttagttcataaaaaaattattgttaatttaTGAATTTAGAAAACAAGTGTATCGGTACACTTTAATTACGAGTGTGTTTTAGAGGGCCCCCTTTTACACCTTTTTACAGGCAAATTTCCTTGGCACAAGAGTAAGTAGGTTCATGATTTTGTAACTGTAAGCGCCAGTAATGTTGATTTAACAATGACAGGAAGTTTGACAAAAGTTGAATCACCATCTTTTATGGTTGAGATTGAGTTTATTACTCCCATATTTTGTGATAGTTGTTTGGTTTAATGGTAATTTAAATCAAtgaggttttattttgaaattcaaaataaatagtatctctctcttttaatttttgaatggtGGTTAAAAAGTTGATTGTAACTATAAAAGTATGAAAAGTTGAATGAAAAGAACAATGTTCACTTTCTCAAAAAAGATTAGTATTGTTACCATCAAGAGTACAAGAAATGAAAAGACAGAGAGGCGAAAATAGTTCCATTAAAAATCAAAGATCATAATATCAAGATCCTTAATAAAGTTTGCTTACAAGTTAAAGTTCAAAATCCCTTCCAATGTGATGCATTTTGGTGGGGACATGGAGGTTCTCCAAGATGTGGGTTGCATTTGATGTGTATTGGAGTCAAAGATCTCGGATCATTTAATGTAGACATGCTTGGTAAGCATGGATGGAAATTTCAAACTGAAAGAACCAGTCTTGGTGTCGCATTTGTTTAAGGCGGGTTGTTCTCCTGATAGAGTGATAGTGACTTAATTTGGTTGAAGATTGGTCATAATCTAATTTACATGTAGAGGAGTATTTTCAGTGAGAAAATTGTGTTGAAAAATGAAGCTCGCTGGTGAAATATGTGATAATATCTCTATTTGGTGAACCTTGGTTGTCGAATGGAATTAGTTTATTAGGGAGCAGCCCCGCTTTTGCACAGATACAAAATGTGAAGGTGAGTGTTATTATTGATCGATTATTTGATAAGCAAGTTTCGTCTTTAATCCTCAACATATTGTTGCATCACTAAATAACGGAAGACGTGTTGGTTTGGAAAGTTGAAAAGTATGGCAATTACACGGTACATAGTGGTTACATATTATGTATGTGTGTAATATTGCCGATAATTCACATTGAGACGGTCTGGATAATGGGAATGTATTTTGAAACTTAAGTTCCTCCAAGGTAAATAATTTGGTGTGGCGTTTGTGCAAAAGTTGCTTCCCTACATGAGATTGCCTAAGTGGTAGAGGCATGAACTTTCCCATAGAATGTGTTTTTTGCAACTAGAGTTACGAGGACAACAGTCACGTGTTATTGGAATGCCCAAGAGTTGAACAAGTTTGGCAAACATCAAATTTGTGGGAAGTAATTGACAGTGTACTTCGGGAACATTACAACAtggaatatgttttttttttttgttgttaaatattCTTCATGCTTCTCAATGTGAACGATTTGTAGCCATTCTGTAGAGTTTATGGAAAAGCAGAAACTTAAAGCTTTGGCAACATGTGGATGAGTCCAATGCTCAAATTGAAAACTAGCTCAAAAGGTTAGGACAAGAAACACAAGTATGTGCACTAATGATCGGTCAGAATCGAGTAGTGCTAGATGTCAAAGTTGGTCGAAACTTGCACCAGGAAGGTATGAGTGTAATGTAGATGTGACATTCTCTTCCTCTCGATAAGGTAGGGATTGACATGTGCATTCGGGATGACTAATGTTCTTTTGACATAATGCAATATTTAGTATTATTAAGGTAGTGTTTAAGGTTTCCTCAATGATGAAGAATGTTGCATAAGATAGCAGAATTTACTATAGCAGAATTTACTAAAGGATGATCTTAGATTACTGTAGAAAGAATATGACAGAAGAAAAAGGTGGACATTCTCACATTGTTACATATACTATGGTAGTAGTTTTGATGTCCCACATCGGAACATCAAAAGAGAAATACATCAAATGTCCAAACATAAAATTGAAGCCTATCCTTGTAACCATTCAAAGCTTCTTTTCTTCTACTACATTTAAGAGCTTCTTTTCTATTCCCACCAgccaacttaaaaatttgattCCTTCTTTTTAAAAGTTGGTTTTCTAAATTTATGTTGGTGGGGTGAATGGAAAAGCAACTCTCTAAATATATTTGTTGAGGGAAAATcctctaaatttattttttaaaattttgacttAATAATTTCTTTCGTTGCCCTGTGACCGGTGCACCCAACCACATTAAGTTCTAAATTTCtaattcaattaaaattcaaaatcaaagttAAGTATATTTTCGAGTAACATGTGAAGAATGGTGGGATTAAAGGTCAAATTTCAAGTTTCTTCCAATGATTTTTAAGATTCATGGTTTTGTAAGTTCTAGTAGCGTACAAATCAATGTTTTTATTACTCCTACTAAGCaagcaagattttttttttaaatgtcagTGGCCATAATCTTGGTTGCGACATCAAGTTTCCGTCCCTCTGCAATCCTAATGCGATCGTGCGATAGAAGTTGCATAAACCACATTTGGCTGCACTTCACTACACTATAAAGAATTGGTACACAACTGTTACCACAATTTGAAACCTTGGATCAACCATGTGTCACCTCATTAATATGTAGCTTGTAGTCCCTATGAGACTTGCAACATCAATTAATGGTTCAATGCACATAAGTTTGACAACAATTTAGATGGCTAACATTGTTCAATTACGTGGTTAATTACGTTTAGTAATGACTAATGAATATAACAAGTTGTCGCAACTCATTAACAATTCATTAAACACAATTAACCACATTTTTTTAGCGTCATTAAACATGGTTTTtccaatattaaaatatattatatctaTTAACCATGTAAATTGTGATGAAAATATCCATGATTTTGCTGCTTTTGTTGAAGACAGATTCTACTAAGGTGTCTCCTTGTAATAGGTATGTTCCATACTCCAAAGATGCTAAGAAGATGAAATAAAGCAGCAAAGATACATATAGTAGGGAGGGATCATAAGTTTGATGTGGAAACTGAAAGATACAAACCAGTGATTAGTGGCGAGTTAAAATGCGGCAAAAGACTTGATTTGGGCGAGGAAAAACTGATGGAATCCATATTGGTTGTGGAAGGTGAGAGGCAGTGGAGGAAATCCCAAAAGATAGGGAAAGGAAACCTCCACAGCAGTTTGCAAAGTTGAGCCCCATGATAACAAGCTAATATTTGCTCTCTGAAGGATTCAACATAGTTGATCTCTAGTAGAAGAATgttaatgaaaagaaaaagaaaaagaaaaaaaaaactattccaAAGTCAAAGACCCGCCACaaataaactttttaaatttaacttaCAAATGTCTAACTAAAACCGTAAACTTGAAAGCGCTCTGACTAAACGGCTAGTTTTACAGCACAATGCTATCCAAAAGTGAAAACAAAGTTTTACAGCATAAATGTTGTTGTCCGGGGCGGGGGGTGGCAGCGCCTCCAAGGAGGACGCAATAAACAACAGAATCACATCAGACAAAATTAATTGCAGCTTCTACAATTTCTTCCTCAAATGGCTTATCACACTGTTTTGTCTACTTAAAATCAAAGCATTACTTGTTCTCTGAACACTCCTTGAATTCAATTGATGGACGCTGGATAGCTTTCCTCCCGAAACCATCACCAAAAGATTCAAATTCGATTTCGTCATCATCACTGTCAACAGTCTCCGAAGTCACTCGATTCTGATAACTTCTTAGTTGAATAAGATATACATTGAAGTAATAACTCACCATGTCTTTTCTTGTCCTCTTTTGAAAGTAACTGGATGGATTGTTCCAAAAAGACTTGTTTTGGGAGGGGATTTTTAGACTCATTATATCCTTAAATCTCTTTTCTTCATCACCTGTCCATTGAAGTGAAACTTCCTCGCCCATTTTATCAAATCCCCAATGGTAAAATGCAGAACCCAACTCAAACTTCAGCTTCATCCTGTTTGAAGCAACATGTGATCTTACACAGTCAACTGAACCTTGAACATTGCAGCTACACTTTCCTCGTCTTCCTCTACCAATAAGATCTGTTTCTGTAGTAGGTCTTGAATCATCTTTAACAGGCCATACTTGTGTGCCTAACGATTTAGAGTCACTCCCATAAACTATACCAGTCCATTGTGGGACTTCCACTTGGAAAAGAGGACCAACAGAAACATCACGAGAATCATCACTAAATGGGTCGTATTTTTTCTCTTCAGTCACAGCTGCTTTGGCAgttgatattttcttttttgtcacAGCTGCTTTGGAagttgattttttcttcttgatcATGACGTCTGGTTTGCCAGTTGTTTTCTCCATAGGACTTTTTTCTGATTCCATACCATGCAACTTAAGAGCGACAGACAGCCTTTTACTACGTCTCAGATCCTCATACTTGGCAGGATTCATCTTCTCCTTCTGTAAAGCACAACAGATTCAGAAAATTCAGTAGATATTTTTTGCATAACACttgaataaaatttcttcttttagatCTTGTCAACTAGTAGAAGCATTTCTCAATGTTTTTGTTATCAAAGTAATAAAACCAAagtgattcattgaataatctATAGTGGCTTTTTACAAACCAgtttgcaatatatatatatatatatatatatatatatatatatatatatatatagggtggggatattttgactccaagagtaagtgtaatatcttactccaaatcttgacctttaattctaatattggttaatggcttagattaattgatatgataggctttaattcaattttctattgtagtaaacacttatcaccacaaaataacaaaacaatgtaTTTTAattgcttgatttttttttcttcttccattacttttttttttgtttcacgctagaattttttagggttaagaGCAAAACTTAAAAACTCTTGCATGGCAAAAATGTTTATCggtaaaaattgaagaaaacttaaaaactcTTTTTCCTTGTTTGTtcaatatctttattttttttgtttgttttagttttttaaaaaggcCTGAAACAAAAGATAATAGAACAGAAGTTGAACATGTTCTGTTTTGTTCTATGCACCAAACCAACAAGTATAGTGTTCTTTTCTGCATATTAACATAATGCcatatatgcaaaaaaaaaaaaaatattatgcaatttttttgaaggaatagaaTGAGTgaatcttgaaatttttatttcaagtaaaggattttaatttaaccctcaaaaaatatttttgcgtgaaacaaaaaaaaaaaacaatggaagaagaaaaaaaaatcatgcaattaaaagacatttattgttttgttattttgtggtgataagtgttgactacaatagaaaatgaaattaaagcctatcatatcaattaatctaaacCATTAaccaatattgaaattaaaggtcaagatttagagtaagatattacacttactcttggagtcaaaatatccccacccatatatatatatatatatatatatatatatatatatatatatatatatatatatatatataacaggCTTTTTACAAACCAGTTTGCCAGACCGTGTCCGTTTCAAGACTTTTTAGTTGGGCCACCCTGTCCATTTCAAGGTTGCGCCCACAGCAGAACCCAATTCATGCGATTTAGGGGTATGTTGTGATTCATCGCAATAAATCAAGATTCCTGTTGTGATCGCTGTCCAACAAAGATACGCACATCAATAGTATTGGTTGGGTTATTTGCTTCGTTTTTAATCGATATATAGATAACCAGGCTCAATAGTGCAGTTAAAGTTCTTAATGGAAATTTCATAATGCAGTTACAGGCTCAATAGTGCTAATAAAAGGGAAACCTGGTGCACTCAagctcccgcatatgcagggtttgggaaggggtcccaccatttggtgtattgtacgcagccttaccctgtttttacacaagaggctgtttccaggacttgaacccgtgacctttcagtcatatgacaacaactttaccagttgcgccaaggttacccctcTCAATAGTGCTAATAATGATGGAATTTATTTAATGTTAGTAATTTTGTAGACTGGGCCAAAGCTATCCAATTTCCCGTAATTTATGATTGTATTAACCCTTGTTGACCTATAGCAGTTAGCAGCAAGCTGAGAGTTtggaattttatatatattgttttaggAAAGAAACCGGTAGATtatgattatatatttattatgaatGCAGAATTAAGTACATTGTAATGCTAATCATAAATACAATAAAAACATAACTAGCCATTCATGTGAAAACATTCTGGTTCAGGATACAAAACGCACAAAAAATCCAATGTGTAAAATCATGTATAAAATCATTATGTGTGGTGAAAATATACCTTGGATGATGATCCACGGTTTGGTTCTGCATGCTTTCTGACCGACAGAACATCTTGTGCCCTTAGCCTCTGAACAAAAATGTCCTGGCCTTCTTTATACTCCTTCCCCTTTGATGGTTCTGTTAATGGTTGAGCTATAGGCGATTCTAGTTTACGTTTGCGAGAATTAAATTCCTTCTCAGTTTCCGCACAAGAGGCGGTTATATCATCCTTAACACCAGTGCCCAATTTTTCATCGTAGCCGCCATTACCATCACTGTTAACATTTTGGACACCGTCacatttgttattttgatttttagtgtCCAATAAATAACCATCACTCTTGTGGTTAACCAAATCAATGTGCTTTATGATGTTACTCGATTCTAACGGGACAAAATCATCATCTTTGTCCTTTAGATTTGAgcaaaaaaggttttgaaactCTTTTTCTAGATCTATTGGCAATGAGTTCAAATACCCATCATTCCCATTTTTTAAACTATTCTCTTCGAGAGATTTCCTGAGCCAACCTTCGAAATCATTCagatatttgtcaaaaaataatttcaccGAAGGTAGAACACGAAGGTCCAAACCCAGTTCAACTATCACAGACTTCCACAACCCTTTTCTTGATACCGCATCATACCCACCTTTTTCCTTCACAAGGGAGAACAATTGATATAAATCAAGCAATTGACCCTCACCGAGCATCACCGGCACAGGCCTCACATTGCCTCTACTACAATTCTCCTTTAGGTAAGCcgaaaaaaattgacaaaacaaaGATTTTTGTTTAGCCTTGTCATTGTCATGATCAGCACTATCAACACGACCCTCGACAAGACAACCGCCATTTCTATGAAATTCAGTAAATGTTTCAGCTTCAGACCGATCAAGGGATGACCCGTTTGCCATGAACTTTTGACTCTAATTCTATACtaaatatgttttgaattttataacaaaaataaaggaggcaaaaaaaaacctagcttgcctttttgtttatgttgatcgTACAAACACAGAACATCACAAAAATGGCGGTGACATCAAGGAAATGAAGGGTTTCCTGGCAGTATGAAGAGATAGGTACAATTAATCTCAAGATCAAAGTTGAAACCtgaaaattattgataattAATGGTGGCGGTGATGGTACTAACTGGTGCTGCTGTAGAATTTCAATGCtgcaaatgaaaaaaattagctGAATTTGAGTTTGTATTCAAAAGGATAAGAAATATGGTGCGAAAATAAATGACTAAGGTTGAGAGATTATGAGAATAAAACCCTCCTCTTCTCACAGGGGTATTTCTCTTACCTTCATTTCATTCCCCTTCTTTGAACTCCCtcccaacaaaatattttttgacattaaaaaaaatcaaacacttgTTGTTGTTCCTTTATAATGCTAAATACTAGGGTTGTTAATTGGGCGGGCCAGGCCGATTTAGTCTAGTCCGATAAAGCCCAAATCGATTATGTCAAGTCAAaccaacaataaaaaattgacatgaATCCACTGCAGTTGAGAAACCATACACGCTATGGGTAATCTCGgccattgatttgagatcagacgATTAAGATTACCGATTCATTAAAGCATTTACAAATCATCTCATACATCAATTTTAAATCGGACGGTTGAGGTGAGTAATTGTGTCACGCTGTTACGCACCAAATCCATTTCCCAAATCAAACTTAGGGGGATGTATTGGGTCAGatcttaaaatataattttgacataaaaattcttctatattttaaaagactataaaaatataatgactttccttcaaaaataaatatatataatgacttctaaattttgtaatttttaagaTGGGATTTaaaattggtcaaaaaaaaaaggtggaaTTTAATAGATCGAAATGGTAAAAATTTATAACGGTTgaaaaaattacttataaatttataatttcccAAAGGGCCCCCTTGACTattatcaaatatattaaaagttacaaaacaaaatgcaaatataataataaaataataatgtgcGGATAAAGAAAAGTATAATCGTCCCAGTGAGATTAGGTCAGCTGCTAGGGACACTGCAttatatatgcaggggttggggttcgaaccccggacaccccacttattcaccttaagaggtgaatttctagccactaggctacttgacaaaaaaaaagtataatcaaCACAATTGTttccaaacacacacacacagtcATTCTTATATTGTCGATAATATATTTCAATGGTTATAAAGTCTGGCCTGGTTAGGTCAGGTATGCGATGATCAAACTGAGGTGAATGTATTGGGTCAAACCTTAAAAAGATTATATAAAAgtcttatatattttaaaagacaaagtaaggttttgtaatttgaaagattttaaaagatttaactcctaaaaatttataagatttgAAATGACAATAAACAACgaagattttttttggataataaaaTGTTATCAAGTTACTAGTCGTATCCAGGGTTTGTGCCCTGGGCTTCCTTCTTAGAACTCTTTTCATGTCTCTTAGAAAACAAGGAAGAACTCACATTTCATCAACATTAGGATAGTAACTTTTGTTGACAAACCAATTGAAGGAGACTTACAAGGATAAACATCAGGAAGCTCCTCCACTCTTGTCTTCCAGACACCTTCTTGATAAGGACCTGCGATGCGTCCCAATAAAAGTGAGTGAAACTGAAAACaacaaagagaagaagagaaaccCACTTTTACAATTGTGTTAATCAGAGATAcaattgtgttatttgaacatcaaaataGAGACGTTGTATGTGTTTCTCTTACTATTTacacacattttaaaatttaacacAAGCCAAATGACACCCGTATTCGACACCAAAATTTgatgtcaaaaaattgtttctcTTAAAGCTAAGCAGTCATAGATTGAAGTACAATTACAAGACCAGCAGCACTCAGTAGCAGTTGTTGACTGCTGATCCAAATAGATAACACCCCACATTGAATTCAAACATATACAATCTATAGTACTAAAGGAAGAACATTTCAATTGGAACAAAGAAAAAGTTGCAATGAAGAGAGCAGCACCATATCAATCATTTTGAGACAAAAAGGGCaaaaattttgtaatattacAGCCAtcaatatcatatccaacattaATTACATCATTATAAGCAACATAAGGAGTATGCCATTATTTGTGTAtgtcatcattttattttatacaacaAATGTACACAGGATATCATTATTATAAAGCAGTACTGATCAATACATATAAGCAATACAGTGCAAACAGGTCATTCAGCGTACTTTTTTTCCAAACGAAACATGAAGCAAGAAATTCTTTGATGAGTGATACCACAAAACTGAGAAAGGGTTATAAAAATGTTCATTGAAGAGAGAATCAGGGTAGAATCTCATCTTAGACTGATAAAAGCAAGATTTTGAAGAGTAGACCAGATGAAGAATGATCCAATAGTTGGAGGTAGAGAGGGAGATCAGGAAAAAAATATGTCAAATCATGAAGAAAGATTTAAAGGTAGATGATCTATCTTTGGACCTAATACATGACAGGACTGTTGGCATCAAGTGATACATATAAACGATCCGACTTAGTAAGAAGACtagttgttgttttttcttcacCATCTGTGATTGCTTTTTGACAAACGAATCAATGTTGGTCACTTGGTTGCCATAAATTATAGGCAGGTCTACATCATTAAATTGAGAAATCTAATTTCCCATTCCCAACccaaaaagaaaacatcaatgTTCCAGATCCCAATATTAATACAAACCCAAAAGCTCATAGCACACAAAACTACGATAAGTGTGTGGATGCTACTTACATGTGTGTTGGCAAGTGAGGACATAAGACATTCATATGCTATTGGTTTCAGCAGGGATCATTCATGGAAAAAAGTGAATCTTCATCTAGCATTACTTTTGAGTATTATTTGTATGGTATTATGTGGGATGGGAGTTGATGCATTTGATATggaacataaatcattttgcaCAATCTTGCGTCATCAAATCTTTATATTTACCAATTGATGATATCTCACCCCAATTGGAATTATATGTAAAATGACAACTTATGATCAACAACAATGAAGATCTCATAATTTTAACATAGATTATCTAAATATATTATAACAGCCATTACAGTTTCATTCTGGAGAAACTTAACAAGGATTACTACCTTTAACTTTTTGTTCATATGCAGCACGATCTCACGTCATCAAGGAAGCAGCATCACCATTCAGTGGATCTGATGCATTGGGGTATATAAGAAGCTGAGCAAGAGACACTTCACACACATTAACAAGATCCgagtaaaaataagaaaaatgtaagTTAGCAAAAATAACAATCAAACAAGGTTGAATCAAATGCATAGCAAGTGCACTTTTAGTAATATTCATTACCAACATTATATGTAAGGTAAAGGTTGTTAATAATGCTTACCAAACATAGGATTCCAAGTCTGGCTAATAACATCTAAACAAACTGAACCAGACCTGAATATCAAAGAAAAAGGTTTTGATCAGCTGTTGAGTGTAGCAATTTATTTGAGCAACAGCCAATAGACCTGAATATCTTCCATGCACTTTCTTCATAAGGACTTGGAATGAATCTGAATAAAAGTGAGTTAAAACCATGTAGC is from Medicago truncatula cultivar Jemalong A17 chromosome 1, MtrunA17r5.0-ANR, whole genome shotgun sequence and encodes:
- the LOC25484375 gene encoding AT-rich interactive domain-containing protein 2 isoform X2, which produces MLGEGQLLDLYQLFSLVKEKGGYDAVSRKGLWKSVIVELGLDLRVLPSVKLFFDKYLNDFEGWLRKSLEENSLKNGNDGYLNSLPIDLEKEFQNLFCSNLKDKDDDFVPLESSNIIKHIDLVNHKSDGYLLDTKNQNNKCDGVQNVNSDGNGGYDEKLGTGVKDDITASCAETEKEFNSRKRKLESPIAQPLTEPSKGKEYKEGQDIFVQRLRAQDVLSVRKHAEPNRGSSSKKEKMNPAKYEDLRRSKRLSVALKLHGMESEKSPMEKTTGKPDVMIKKKKSTSKAAVTKKKISTAKAAVTEEKKYDPFSDDSRDVSVGPLFQVEVPQWTGIVYGSDSKSLGTQVWPVKDDSRPTTETDLIGRGRRGKCSCNVQGSVDCVRSHVASNRMKLKFELGSAFYHWGFDKMGEEVSLQWTGDEEKRFKDIMSLKIPSQNKSFWNNPSSYFQKRTRKDMVSYYFNVYLIQLRSYQNRVTSETVDSDDDEIEFESFGDGFGRKAIQRPSIEFKECSENK
- the LOC25484375 gene encoding AT-rich interactive domain-containing protein 2 isoform X1, which encodes MANGSSLDRSEAETFTEFHRNGGCLVEGRVDSADHDNDKAKQKSLFCQFFSAYLKENCSRGNVRPVPVMLGEGQLLDLYQLFSLVKEKGGYDAVSRKGLWKSVIVELGLDLRVLPSVKLFFDKYLNDFEGWLRKSLEENSLKNGNDGYLNSLPIDLEKEFQNLFCSNLKDKDDDFVPLESSNIIKHIDLVNHKSDGYLLDTKNQNNKCDGVQNVNSDGNGGYDEKLGTGVKDDITASCAETEKEFNSRKRKLESPIAQPLTEPSKGKEYKEGQDIFVQRLRAQDVLSVRKHAEPNRGSSSKKEKMNPAKYEDLRRSKRLSVALKLHGMESEKSPMEKTTGKPDVMIKKKKSTSKAAVTKKKISTAKAAVTEEKKYDPFSDDSRDVSVGPLFQVEVPQWTGIVYGSDSKSLGTQVWPVKDDSRPTTETDLIGRGRRGKCSCNVQGSVDCVRSHVASNRMKLKFELGSAFYHWGFDKMGEEVSLQWTGDEEKRFKDIMSLKIPSQNKSFWNNPSSYFQKRTRKDMVSYYFNVYLIQLRSYQNRVTSETVDSDDDEIEFESFGDGFGRKAIQRPSIEFKECSENK